One window of Mauremys mutica isolate MM-2020 ecotype Southern chromosome 6, ASM2049712v1, whole genome shotgun sequence genomic DNA carries:
- the LOC123372526 gene encoding LOW QUALITY PROTEIN: interferon beta-2-like (The sequence of the model RefSeq protein was modified relative to this genomic sequence to represent the inferred CDS: inserted 1 base in 1 codon; substituted 1 base at 1 genomic stop codon) yields MTSRCLLLVCLVLLFSTEIASWLCTMLHFQQKKMNKESLELLQKMSGNFPSQCIHERAAFKPTQEVSQLPLFQKENAKMAIQEILQEIFNILAKXLTXSAWDGTSIVRFQSGLYQQIQRLEACWRAQMEKELTYPESEDLQHTSQRVKQYFQGIDAFLKEKQYNLCAWEIICVEIPRCFVLIDKLTRRLSN; encoded by the exons ATGACCTCCAGGTGTTTGCTGCTCGTTTGCCTCGTACTGCTCTTCTCCACTGAAATCGCATCTTGGCTCTGTACCATGCTTCACTTCCAGCAGAAGAAAATGAACAAAGAGAGCTTGGAGCTTCTGCAGAAAATGAGTGGAAATTTCCCCTCACAATGCATACATGAAAGGGCAGCTTTCAAGCCCACCCAGGAAGTTTCCCAACTCCCCCTGTTCCAGAAGGAGAATGCCAAGATGGCAATCCAAGAGATCCTCCAAGAGATTTTCAACATCTTAGCAA TCCTCACCTAAAGTGCCTGGGATGGGACTTCTATAGTCAGGTTCCAAAGTGGACTTTACCAGCAAATCCAGCGGCTGGAGGCATGTTGGAGGGCACAGATGGAGAAGGAATTAACCTACCCAGAAAGTGAGGACCTCCAGCACACCAGTCAGAGAGTGAAACAATACTTTCAGGGGATAGATGCTTTCCTGAAAGAAAAGCAATACAACCTGTGTGCCTGGGAGATCATTTGCGTGGAAATACCCAGATGTTTTGTACTGATTGACAAACTCACTAGAAGGCTTAGTAACTAA
- the LOC123372254 gene encoding interferon beta-like: MISRSLLQFCLLLLFSSEISCLDCNSLHVLQTRMNSESLERLEKMGGNFPFQCLNERTAFKPRDILKIPLSQQENAKVAIQHILQELFHIFNNNLTQAAWDGTSIKEFQNGLHQQIEKLETCLSAEMEKEITHSGNETLLLSSLKLKRYFQTIDDFLKEKQYNRCAWEIIRVEISRCFPILNILTKRLENEACDASCNDVTKTAE; encoded by the exons ATGATCAGCAGGAGTTTGCTGCAAttttgcctcctgctgctcttctCCAGTGAAATCTCATGTCTGGACTGTAACAGCCTTCATGTTCTACAAACCAGAATGAACAGTGAGAGTTTAGAGCGTCTGGAGAAAATGGGTGGAAACTTTCCCTTCCAGTGTTTAAATGAAAGGACAGCTTTCAAGCCCAGAGATATCCTCAAGATCCCATTGTCCCAGCAAGAGAATGCCAAGGTAGCCATCCAGCACATCCTCCAAGAGCTCTTCCATATCTTTAACAACAATCTCACCCAAGCTGCCTGGGACGGGACTTCCATAAAGGAATTCCAAAATGGACTTCACCAGCAGATTGAGAAGCTGGAGACGTGTTTGAGTGCTGAGATGGAAAAGGAGATAACCCACTCAGGAAACGAGACCCTCCTGCTCAGCAGCCTGAAACTGAAGAGATACTTCCAGACAATAGACGATTTCCTGAAAGAAAAGCAATACAACCGATGTGCCTGGGAGATCATCCGTGTGGAAATATCCAGATGTTTTCCAATTCTCAACATACTCACAAAAAGACTTGAAAATGAAG CATGTGATGCTTCGTGTAATGATGTTACGAAAACAGCTGAATGA
- the LOC123372255 gene encoding interferon beta-like — protein MISRSLLQFCLLLLFSSEISCLDCNRLHVLQTRMNSESLERLEKMGGNFPFQCLNERTAFKPRDILKIPLSQQENAKVAIQHILQELFHIFNNNLTQATWDGTSIKEFQNGLHQQIEKLETCLSAEMEKEITHSGNETLLLSSLKLKRYFQTIDDFLKEKQYNRCAWEIIRVEISRCFLILNILTKRLENEVQQRTCKHLPNFKYTSFPLTEVVKLGNMLKYVVNINPDSAVTP, from the exons ATGATCAGCAGGAGTTTGCTGCAAttttgcctcctgctgctcttctCCAGTGAAATCTCATGTCTGGACTGTAACAGGCTTCATGTTCTACAAACCAGAATGAACAGTGAGAGTTTAGAGCGTCTGGAGAAAATGGGTGGAAACTTTCCCTTCCAGTGTTTAAATGAAAGGACAGCTTTCAAGCCCAGAGATATCCTCAAGATCCCATTGTCCCAGCAAGAGAATGCCAAGGTAGCCATCCAGCACATCCTCCAAGAGCTCTTCCATATCTTTAACAACAATCTCACCCAAGCTACCTGGGACGGGACTTCCATAAAGGAATTCCAAAATGGACTTCACCAGCAGATTGAGAAGCTGGAGACGTGTTTGAGTGCTGAGATGGAAAAGGAGATAACCCACTCAGGAAACGAAACCCTCCTGCTCAGCAGCCTGAAACTGAAGAGATACTTCCAGACAATAGACGATTTCCTGAAAGAAAAGCAATACAACCGATGTGCCTGGGAGATCATCCGTGTGGAAATATCCAGATGTTTTCTCATTCTCAACATACTCACAAAGAGACTTGAAAATGAAG TTCAGCAAAGGACTTGTAAACATTTGCCTAACTTTAAGTACACGAGCTTCCCTTTGACAGAAGTGGTGAAACTTGGGAACATGCTAAAGTATGTTGTGAACATTAACCCTGATTCAGCAGTGACTCCATAA